One part of the Roseomonas gilardii genome encodes these proteins:
- a CDS encoding efflux transporter outer membrane subunit — protein MHPTRPPRPVPGQAVPRRTPRLTAAPLALPLALSLLAGCTVGPDFTPPKAEAPPAWNDATRAPTQAVTLRADPDPHWWTGFNDPILTSLVERAVSGNLDLQQAVLRVVQARQSEAAARAAGLPSLNGTGSYTRQQLGLQGTIRRSGLAQRLDGLGGEAASAGDTLIDKLNGPVDLFQAGFDASWELDLFGRVRRSVEQSQAQTQAQAEAVNDALVTLQAEVVQAYAGLRGAQALAQSQRENVQTAQDILDLTQRQRRQGLVTELDVENQRTQLFTLRAQLPTYERQVRQAMNRLAILTGQPPGALDAELEMARPIPPTPPAVPVGLPASLARRRPDIRQAEARLHAATAGVGVAVANFYPDISLTGSLGARGLEASSLTNWSNHFYSFGPSISLPIFQGGRLTANLRTARAQQAEAALAYRGAVLNALGEVEDSLVAYRTDRAQLESLDQSVRSAETALSLARSRYNSGLSNFIDVLDTQRSLVQARQQRLQATLSLTSDLVSLYKALGGGWQDVALPQVAAIPPPATARGPSTPIESLSPDSLAGIDKPGTIVPLTPATGPAAGR, from the coding sequence ATGCATCCCACACGCCCTCCCCGCCCCGTGCCCGGTCAGGCCGTCCCCCGGCGGACCCCCCGCCTGACGGCCGCCCCGCTTGCCCTCCCCCTGGCTCTCTCGCTCCTCGCCGGCTGCACCGTGGGCCCCGACTTCACCCCGCCCAAGGCGGAAGCCCCACCGGCCTGGAACGACGCCACCCGCGCGCCCACCCAGGCCGTCACCCTGCGCGCCGATCCGGACCCGCACTGGTGGACAGGCTTCAACGACCCGATCCTCACCTCGCTGGTGGAACGCGCGGTCAGCGGCAACCTCGACCTGCAACAGGCCGTGCTGCGCGTCGTCCAGGCCCGCCAGAGCGAGGCCGCCGCCCGCGCCGCCGGCCTGCCCAGCCTGAACGGCACCGGCAGCTACACCCGTCAGCAGCTCGGCCTGCAGGGCACCATCCGCCGCAGCGGATTGGCCCAGCGCCTCGACGGGCTGGGCGGCGAGGCCGCCTCCGCCGGCGACACCCTGATCGACAAGCTGAACGGCCCGGTCGACCTCTTCCAGGCGGGCTTCGACGCCTCCTGGGAACTCGACCTCTTCGGCCGCGTCCGCCGCTCGGTGGAGCAGAGCCAGGCCCAGACCCAGGCGCAGGCCGAGGCCGTCAACGACGCCCTCGTCACCCTCCAGGCGGAGGTGGTCCAGGCCTATGCCGGGCTGCGCGGCGCCCAGGCCCTGGCCCAGTCACAGCGCGAGAACGTCCAGACCGCCCAGGACATCCTGGACCTGACCCAGCGCCAGCGCCGCCAGGGCCTCGTCACCGAGCTGGACGTGGAGAACCAGCGCACCCAGCTCTTCACCCTCCGCGCCCAGCTCCCCACCTATGAGCGGCAGGTCCGCCAGGCGATGAACCGCCTCGCCATCCTCACCGGCCAGCCCCCCGGCGCCCTGGATGCGGAACTGGAGATGGCCCGCCCCATTCCGCCTACGCCCCCCGCCGTGCCGGTCGGCCTGCCCGCTTCCCTGGCCCGCCGCCGCCCCGACATCCGGCAGGCCGAGGCCCGGCTGCACGCCGCCACCGCCGGCGTCGGCGTCGCGGTGGCGAATTTCTACCCGGACATCTCGCTGACCGGCAGCCTGGGCGCCCGTGGGCTGGAAGCCAGCTCGCTCACCAACTGGTCGAACCACTTCTATTCCTTCGGCCCCAGCATCTCCCTGCCGATCTTCCAGGGCGGCCGCCTCACCGCGAACCTCCGCACCGCCCGCGCGCAGCAGGCCGAGGCCGCGCTGGCCTATCGCGGCGCCGTGCTGAACGCCCTGGGGGAGGTCGAGGACAGCCTCGTCGCCTACCGCACCGACCGCGCCCAGCTCGAAAGCCTCGACCAGTCGGTCCGCTCCGCCGAGACCGCCCTTTCCCTGGCCCGCAGCCGCTACAACAGCGGCCTCTCCAACTTCATCGACGTGCTCGACACCCAGCGCAGCCTCGTCCAGGCACGGCAGCAGCGCCTCCAGGCCACGCTTTCCCTGACCTCGGACCTCGTCTCGCTCTACAAGGCGCTGGGCGGCGGTTGGCAGGACGTCGCCCTGCCGCAGGTGGCGGCCATTCCCCCGCCAGCCACCGCTCGCGGTCCATCCACCCCGATCGAATCCCTCTCGCCCGACAGCCTCGCCGGCATCGACAAGCCGGGCACCATCGTCCCCCTCACCCCCGCCACCGGCCCCGCCGCAGGGCGCTAG